DNA from Halorarum salinum:
CGTATGGTCACGTTCGCCGAAGGACTACGACTCGCCGGCGCGGCGCTCGGCGCCGTCGGGGGCGTGCTCGTGTTCGTCGAGTTCATGCAGCACCCCTCGTACGTGGAGTATCGCGCGGAGTTCGACAGCTACGACATCGACATCACGCCGGACGAACTGCGCGAACACACGAGGATCGGGCGCGTCGGGGGCCTGCTCGTCGGTGCGGGGTTCACGCTCCTGTTCCTCGGGGAACTGCTGTAGAACGGTCGGGCCGCCTTCGGGGTGAAGGATCGCTTTCGAAGCCAACGGACCGGATGGTCGACTTACGCCGTCGTTCGTGCCGCCTCTCCCCCCTCGCTCCCCGTGGAGTCGAGGGCGTCGCGGGCCTTCTCGGCCTCGGTCTGGACGATGAACGAGCGGTCGCCGCCGTGTTCGGCGGCGGCCTCCAGTGCGGCCTCGGTGCCGATCTGGCGGAGCGCCCACAGCGCGGCGGCGCGGACGGCGTCGCTGTCGTCGTCGGCCGCGACGTCGGCGAGCGGTTCGATCGCGCGCGTGTCGCCGAGGAGACCGAGCGCACGGGCCGCGTATGGGCGCACCTCGTCGTTCTCCGCGACCAGTTTGTTCGCCAGCGGCTGGACGGCGTCCTCGTGGCCGATCTCGCCGAGCGCCTTGAACGTCACCTTCTGGAGGGCCGGATTCGAGTCGGAGTCGACGTACTCGACGAGCGTCTCGACGGCGTCCTCGGCCGCCATCTTCCCGAGCGCGCGGATCGCCGGCTGGTCGCGCTTGCCGGCGCGCTGGTGCATCGCCTCGAACGCGTCCCCGTCGTTCATGCGGGTGATCGCCTCCAGCGCGTGTCGCTCCATGAAGTCGGACTGGAGCGAGTCGAGCGCGAGCAGCACCATCTCCACGTTCCCGCGCTTCTCCCACTCCTTCAGGGCCGCCCACTCGGGCGGGAAGTCCTTGTAGTGGCCCAGCACGTCGTAGAACCCCTGCGCTCGGAGCTGCTCGTGGGTCTCCAGGTCGCCCCACTCCTCCACGTCCTCGAGGTCGCTCTCGAGCGCGTCGGTCGCCTCCAGCAGCGCCGCGATGGTCCCGGCGTCGTCGTCGGCGTCGAGGTCCGCCCCCTCCACGGTCTCTGCTGCCCCTTCGAGGTCGTCGGCGAGCGCGTCCGGTTCGGCCGCGTCGGTCGAGAGGTCGCTCCCCAGCGTCTCGTTCACGTCCGCCAGGAACGAGGACACGACGCCGGGGAGGTCGGACTCGCCCCCCTCGGTCCAGCGGGTGTCCCGGACCGTCGTCGCGGCCTCCTCCACGTCGGCGACCACGTCAGACGCGTACGGGCCGCGCTGGTCCTCGAGGTCGCTCCGCACGTCCGAGAGGCGGGACTCGAGTTCCTCCCGGGGGTCCTCCGCGTCCTCGTCGTCCTCGTCCGGTTCGGGGAGGTCGGCGGCCTCGAGGTCGGCCTCGATCCCGTCGAGGGTCGCCTCCACCCCGTCGAGGTCCGCTTCGGTATCCGCGGCGTCGAGCGATTCGGCGGCCTCCTCGAGGCGCGCGTCGAGGTCCTCGGCCGAGACGTCGGGGACCGGCGCGTCCTCGCCCGCCTCGTCCGACTGTTCCTCGGCGGGTTCGTCGTCACTCATACTCGTGCGTCCGCGTGACGGCTACAAGGGCGTTTCCCTTCCGAACAGCGACGGGGGCGTCCGGGACTCCGCAGTCGGTCCGTGAGCGCGGTGCCCGACGCTCACGCCGATCCGAAGGTCCGTCGACTGCCCGCGAGGGGGACGCCCTCGACGACGACCCGCGCACCCCCGGCGTCGGACGACTCGAACCGCACGCCCCACCCGTGCGCCTCGGCGACGTCACGGACGATCGCCAGTCCGAGGCCGGTCCCGCCGGTTTCGCCGGACGTCCCGTACTCGAAGGCGTCCTCGCGGATCCCCTCGGGGATTCCGGGCCCGTCGTCCTCGACGTAGAAGCCGGCCGAATCGTCGCCGGCTTCGAACCCGCCGACGCGAACGGAGACGCCCTCTCCGCCGTGTTCGACCGCGTTCCGCAGGAGGTTCTCGAGCGCCCGGAGCGTCAGGGCCCGGTCCACGAGGACGACGACGTCGACGTCGGCCTCGAACGGCGCGTCCGACTCGACGTTCGCCCACGCCTCGCGTGCGAGCGACCGGAGTTCGACGGGTACGGGGTCCGGGTCGTCCCCGGAACGCGCGAGCGCGAGCGTGTCGTCCACGATCGTCTCGATGCGATCGTGTGCGCGTTCGACCCGTGACAGTGCCTCGTCGTCGACGTCCCCGTCGGCGATGACGTCCGTCCACCCGCGTGCGACCGCGAGCGGGTTCCGGATGTCGTGGCCGAGGACCGACGCGAAGCGGTCGAGGCGCTCATTCTGTCGCTCGAGTTCCCGGGTCCGTTCGGCCAGCCGTTTCCGGCTGCGCTCCTCGTCGGTCACGTCGTGGAAGATGACGACCCGGTCGCCCCCGCCGGTCGAGAGCGGCGAGATGTGGACGTCGAAGTGGCGTCTCCTCCCGTCACGTTCGACGCCGATCCTGCCGCCCCCGTCAACGACGTCCCCGAACCGCTCGACGCTCTCCTCGGCGAACACCTCCCCGATCGGCCGTCCCACGATCGAGTCCGGTTCGATGAGCCGCCGACCGGACGGGTTCACGTCCACCACCCGGTCGCGCTCGTTCAGGACCACGACCCCCTCGCGCATCTCCTCGACGACGCGGTTGCGCGCGACCGGAACCACGTCGAGGAAGCCGTACCTGAACAGGCCGACCCACAGGAGCACACAGGCGGCCGTGAACGACGCCGGCGTGGCGTCGACCGGAAGCGCGACGACGCCGGTCACGTACAGGACGTTCGTCGCCCACGGGAGCGCTACGGCGCCGAGCACCGCGGCCGACTGGGGTCGGCGGACGTCCTCCCCCCGGAGGCTCCAGCGGACGAAGACGCCGGCTCCGACGACGAGGAGCGCGTACGAGTACAGCGTGTGGACCCAGAACCACGGTCCCGACGACGCCGAGAGCGTCGTCATCCCCGACAGTTCCGAGAGTCCGTGGACCTCCCAGAGCATGCCGTGGTGGCCGTTTGTGAGGCTGACGAGCAGGGTCAGTGCTGGGACGACACAGAGCAGGCCCACCCGCCGTCGGGTGACCAGGTCGGAGCGGCCGACGTACCTGAGCGCGAGGACCACCCAGGCGACGGGGACGACGCTGATGGCGAGGTACGTGAGTCGGTGGGCCAGCATCGCCCGGGGGAGGGTGGAACTGAGGTAGCCGAGGAGGTCCGCGAGCACCCACACCGAGACGGCAGTCGTGAGCACCACGTACGCGCCGCCGCCCGTCCGGTTCCGATATCGCCACGAACCGACGGCGGTCGCGACGCTCGTCGTCGCCGCGAGGCCGAGCAGCGGGAGGTACGACCCGCTCGCGAACGGTTCGGGGAAACTCATCCCGGTTCCCCTCCTACGGATCGGACGTGTCCGTTCGATCCTCCAACACGTGGTACGGTAATCGATCGAAGTTCAGGCGACCGCCACTTAACGGTGCGCCCCGGATTCGCAGTTCCGAGAACGCCCGCACGTTCCGGAACGATCCGGAAATTTGGGTGATTTAGGAATTATACTTTCCGAAATGGAAAGAGGAGTTCGCGGCAGCATAGATTTAAGGGGATTCGGACCGAAGGTGGAACCGCTATGAGCACCCAGAAGAACGTCCGCGCAAGCGCCGGCTCCGTCGAGGGAAGCGAGGCGCTCCGGATGGACGCGGACAGGGCCGAACAGATCGTCGACGCGCTCAACACGGACGTCGCGGCGACGTACGTCCTCTACCACCAGCTGAAGAAGCACCACTGGAACGTCGAAGGCGCGGAGTTCCGCGACCTCCACCTGTTCCTCGACGAGGCGGCCGAACACGCCGAACTGTTCGCCGACGAGCTCGCCGAGCGGGTGCAGGCGCTCGGCGGCGTCCCCCACGCGAACATGGCGACCCTGTCGGAGGAGTCCCCCGTCGAGGCCGAGGACGAGGACGTCTACGACATCCGCACGTCGCTCTCGAACGACATGGAGATGTACGGCGACATCATCGAGACGCTCCGCGAACACGTCGAACTCGCCGAGAACCTCGGCGACCACGCCACCTCGGAACTGCTCCGCGAGAACCTAGTGCAGGTCGAGGAGGACGCCCACCACGTCGAGCACTACCTCGAGGACGACACGCTCGTCTTCCCGGACGCGATGGAGTGAGATCGGGCCGGCGGGTCCCGGCCGGGGCACGCCGTCCGACAATCCGATCTCTCCCACGACCAAACTTTCCCGATTTTCCGTCCAGACCGCTCCGGACGACGCCGTCCTCGCCATAGTCCCCGAGCGGACGGGCTCTCGTTCGCGAGAGGCTCGGGGTCGACCGGTGATCGATTCGGGGCGAAGCCCCCACGGTGAACGCGTGGAGAACCGTGGGGGCCCGTCGGGTCTGTATCGTCGGTGCTAACAGGAACGACGGAACGCCCGTAGAAACGGGTGGCCGTTCGCGGCGGGGCGGGAGCGAGATTCGACGCCGCCTCGCCCGGTTATCGCTCGAGGTCGACGGTTACGTCGGTGGAGATCCAGCCGTCGACGTTGCCGGCCTCCGTGAACACGGTCCTGTCCGGGGAACTCCCGAGCGCCGCGACGGAGACTCGCGAGGCGGTTTCCTCGACGTCCTGCGCGTCGGTGACTGCCATCACGTGGATTAGGTCGACCTAATCGTATATAGGTTTTGGTCCGCCGAAACGGCGGCCGCCGTCCCCGGACGAGCGAACCGCGCGCCGATGCGGACGTCGTCCGGGGTTCGGGCAAACGCGTCGCCGGACAACGGCCCTAAACGACGCCCCCACCTACGCCGGGCATGGTCGAGACGCTGTTCTCCCCGCTCCCGCTCCGCGGGACGGAGCTCCCCAACCGCGTGATGGTGTCGCCCATGTGTCAGTACTCCTCGCCCGACGGGCTGGCGACCGACTGGCACCTCGTCCACCTCGGCTCCCGTGCGGTGGGCGGCGCGGGGCTGGTGATGGCCGAGGCGACCGCCGTAACCCCCGGGGGACGCATCACGCCCCACGATCTGGGCATCTGGTCCGACGAGCACGCGGACGCGCTCGCCCCCGTCGCGGACTTCGTGCGCTCGCAGGGCTCGGTTCCCGCGATCCAACTCGCCCACGCCGGCCGGAAGGCCTCCACCCGGCGGCCGTGGGACGGCGGCGACCCGATCCCGCCAGGGGAGGGCGGCTGGGAGGTGCTCGCCCCGAGCGCGAAGCCGTACCCGCGCGACGGGGACGAGCAGCCGACCCGGAAGCTCGACCGGGGAGCGATCGAGGATCTGGTCGCGGAGTTCGCCGACGCGGCCGAGCGCGCCCGCGACGCGGGCTTCGAGGTGGCGGAGGTCCACGCCGCCCACGGCTACCTCCTCCACGAGTTCCTCTCGCCGGTCGCGAACGACCGGACCGACGAGTACGGCGGCTCCTTCGGGAACCGGACGCGGCTCCTGCGGGAGGTCACGGGCGCCGTTCGGTCGGTCTGGCCCGACGACAAGCCCGTATTCGTGCGGATCTCCGCCACGGACTGGATCGACGAGGAGCCGTCGTGGGACGTCGAGCAGTCCGCCCGGCTCGCCCCGCTCCTCGCCGAGGCCGGGGCGGACCTGATCGACGTGAGCTCCGGCGGCGTCTCGCCGGCACAGCGGGTCCCCTACGCCGGGCCGAACTACCAGCTCCCGTACGCCGAGACGATCCGCGAGCACGCCCGCGAGATGGGGTCCGACGTCGCCGTCGGCACCGTCGGAGGCGTCACCGACCCGCAGCAGGCCCAGGCCGTCGTGGCGAACGACCGGGCCGACGCCGTCCTGATGGCTCGGGAGTTCCTCCGCTCGCCGTACTGGCCGCTCCACGCGGCGGAGGAACTGGGCGAGACCGACCGCGTCGAGTGGCCGGTGCAGTACCGCCGCGCCGTCTCGAACTGAGAACCGGGCCCCGAGTTCCCGCGCCGGCCGCCGCGTTCGCGGGGTAGGTTTTTCGCGCGAGGGCCACAACGCCCGGGTATGAGCGACAGGGACGCCCGCGACGACGAGGACCTCGCCGCGCTCCTCGCGGAGCTCGAATCGACCCTCTCGGAGCTCCGGGCCGAACTCGACGACGGCCGCGGCCGCGAGCCCCGCCGGGGCGGCGACCGCGGGCGATGGACGCCGCCGCGACCGCCGACGCCCGGCGAACTCCTGCGGTTCACGACCGACTACACCATCCCGACGGTCGTGGCCACCCTCCGGGCGACCATCGAGGCGCTGGAACTGCTCCGCCGACTGCTCGAACTCGGCGGCGGGGTCGACCGCGGCCGCGCGGGCGACCCCGGCCGCTCGCGGCTCTCCCCGGTCCTGTCCGGAGCGCGCGACCGCGCGGCCTCGGACGTCACCGACGCGCTCTCCCGGCTCCGGACGGAACTCGCCGAGGCCGATCTCCCGGAGGACGAGGCGTCCCGGAGCGTCCTCGAGGACGCGCGCGACCTGACGGCCGAGATCGAGGAGCGCATCGCGGCGTCCCGCGACGCCGTCGACCGGGAACGCGACCGGGAGCGGCGAGCCGACGCGGGGGACGCCGACGACGCGGTCGTCATCGACGTCTCGGACGGCGGGGACGACGAGGACGGGGCGGACGTGGACTCCTCGCCGAGCGACGGGGTCGAGGACGGCGGCGAACCGAGGGGGAACCAACAGGTGGACGTTGACGCCGAACTCCGCTCCATCAAGGAGCGGATGGGGAAAGCCGGGCCTCCGGACGCCCCCGTCGAGGGTGACGATCCCGACGGATCGGTCGCGGAGGACGGTGAGGGCACCGACGAAGACCACCGGGGTCACGACGACGAGCAGTCGGACGAATAGTTCGTATCGACCGGGACCGCGTCCGCAGGCACTGCATTCGCACACGAACGCGACCGGGTCGTGCGACTCGACGGGTCGGCCGTGCTACTCGACGGGTCGGCCGTGCTACTCGACGGGCCTGAACCGGTAGCCGTCCCACTCCTGGCTGTCGGGTTCCCGGATGCCCGCGTCGGGGTCCCGCAGTTCCTCGCAGTACACGGGCTCCACCTCGTCGCCGATCCCGATCTCCCCCGTCGTGGCCTGTCCGACGGCGCGGACCGGTTCGCCGTCCACGTCGAACTCGACGATCGCGAGGTGGTTCGGCTCGCGGACGCCCGGCGGCGTCGCCGTCGACGTGGTCCAGGTGACGACCGTCGCAACGTACTCGCTCAGGTCGACCGTCTCGACCGGCGCCTCCCCGCCCGGACCGACCGGGTGCGACGGGTAGGTGAGGCTGCCGTCGGGGTAGCGGGCCGCCTCCAGCGCCGGAGCGTCGTTCCGTTCGTGCCCTCCGTCCGTTCGGTCGCTCATGCGCCCGCCTCCAGGATGGTGGTGGTCACGCAGTTGCCGAACCCGCCGACGTTGCAGGCGAGGCCGACGTCGGCGTCGACCTGCCGTTCCCCGGCGTCGCCCAGCACCTGCCGGTATATCTCGTACACCTGTGCGACGCCCGATGCGCCGAGCGGGTGGCCCTTCGACTTCAGGCCGCCGGAGGTGTTCACCGGGAGGTCGCCGTCCCGCTCCGTGCGACCCTCGTCGACCGCCTTCCACCCCTCGCCCTTGGGGGCGAACCCGAGGTCCTCGAACTGGAGGAACTCGAGGATGGTGAACATGTCGTGGAGTTCCGCGACGTCCACGTCCGACGGTTCCAGGTCGGCCATCTCGTAGGCGAGTTCGCCGGACTCGACGACGCCGCGCATCGTCGTCGGGTCCGCGCGCTCGTGGACGACGTGGGTGTCGGTCGCGCCCGCGACGCCCGAGACGACGGCGTACTCGTCCGCGTACTCGCGCGCCACCGACTCCGGACAGAACAGCAATGCGGCGGAGCCGTCCGTGATGGGACAGAAGTCGTAGAGGCGGAGCGGGTCGGCGACGACCGGCGAGTCGAGCACCGTCTCCAGGTCGACCTCCTTCCGGAACTGCGCGTGGGGGTTGTCGACCCCGTTCCGGTGGTTCTTCACCGCGACCTTCCCGAGGCTCTCCCGGGGCGCGTCGTACGTGTCGAGGTACAGGCGGGCGGTCAGCCCCGCGAACGAGGGGAGCGTCACGCCGTGTTTGTACTCGCAGGGGTGGGTGAGCGATGCGATGACGTCGGTCGCCTCCGCGGTCGACCGGTGGGTCATCCGCTCGCCGCCCACGAGCAGCGTCATCTCGGAGGCGCCGGAGGCGACCGACTGCCAGGCGGCGTACGTGCCGGCGCCGCCCGACGAGGAGGTCTGGTCGATCCGCGCGGTGTACGCCGGCATCGCCGCGAGGTCGTGTGCCAGCGCGTTCGGGACGCCCGTCTGACCCTCGAACTCGCCGCTCGCCATGTTCGAGACGTAGAGGTGTTCGACCGCGTCCGGCGGCACTCCCGCGTCGTCCAGGCAGGCCTCCCCCGCCTCCGCGAGCAGTTCCCGTATCCACGCGTCGCGTCGCCCGAACTGGGTCATCGACGCGCCGATGACTGCGACTCGGTCCATACTGGCCGGGCGAACCGGGGCCACTTCGCAGTTTCCCTCCGTCGGCCGGGCGCCGACGGGCGGGCGAACGGACACCGATTAAGTGGCCGCCCCCCGGACGGCCGGTATGGACCTCGCCGACGCCGCCCCGACCGCCGGAATCGCCGGCTGTCTCGCCACGCTGCTCGCGCTCGCCGCGCCGTACGCGCTCATCAGCGACCCCGGAACCGGGCTCTCCGTCTACTACGCCAGCGGCCCCGTGGGGGCGGGGGGCGTCGGCTTCCTCGCGGTCCTTTTGGTCGTCGTGTTCCTCTCCGGGAAGCGGGGCAGGACGGCGCCCGACACGGTCGCCGGCGTCGCGCTCGTCGCCTCGCTCGGGCTCGTCGCGCTCGCGCTGCTGTGGGCGCTCGCGGTCGACCCCGAGAACGTGTTCTCGTTTCCCGCCGACGCGGAGTGGATGACCTCCCACCGGTGGGTCGTCCTCGCGTGCGCGGCGGTCGTGCCGCTGAGTGCCGCCGCCTACGCGAGGGCGGTGTTGCGGTCCTAGCCCGCTCCCGACCCGGTCGGCCGCGTCCTCGGCCGGCTTCGGACTCAATCCGCGGCGGATCCGGCACGGCCGGGCCAGGTTCGGTCCGAGGCCCCGAGCGCGGAGGCGAGCCGGGAGTCCGGCGGGACCAACCCGGCGAACTCCTCGCTCCCGACGTCGACCTCGCCGTTCACGCTGAGGAACCCCAGCCCGCCCTCGGCCGCGGCGTCGAGGTTCGTCAGGAACGCGACCTTGCGGGCGGCGGAGGCGCCCCCGACCGTCCCTCGCTGGTCGACCGAACCGTACAGGCGTCGGTGCTCCCAGACGTGTTCGACGCAACGACTCGTCGGCGCGAACAGGAGCATGACGTGGACGCCGGGGCCGTCCCGGGCGATCGACGTGCGGAGCGAGTGTTCCTCGTCCTTGTAGAAGTAGCGCTCCATGCGCCGGTACTGGCGGAGCACCTCGTTGGCGCCGGTGACGTGTCCGAGCGCGGCGTCGGACTTGAGTTCGACGAGGTAGTCGACGGGTGCGGCCCCGCGGACGCGGACGTGGGCGTCCACGACGCCGCGGTTGCCGTAGTGGTCGTACGGCTCCTCGAGCCGGACCGTCGCGTCGTCGAAGGCGACCCCGAAGTGCTCGACGACCGCCGTCGCCAGTTCGTCCTCCCGCATCGCTCGTCGGCGTCCACGTCGGGGGCGGGGAAAGCTCCCCCGGTTTCCCCGGTCGCGTCCCCGTCTTTCGCGGCCGCGGCGGGCGAGGACCGGCCGGCGGTCGATCGCCGACCCGGGCGCGACCGCAAGGCCCATAAGTCGGACCGGCCAACCTCGAAGTGGACTAGGTCGGGCAGTTAGGCCCTGCCCGTCACCCGCGAGAGAGTCTTCAGCGGGGACCGAACGCCGGCGGCGTCCGGGGCGCCCGTCGCGGGCCCCGGAAGCCGACGTCGAAGCCTCGTCCGCCGGGGACAGCGGTCCGTCGGGCCGCACCCGCAGGGGTGCTCGCCCGCGGCTCGTCGGCGGCACCGGGTCAGGCGCGGAAGCGAGCAGCCCACCGCCGAACGCCCGTCGCTCGTCGGGTCGCGGGGCCGAGGAGGCACCCGGGATTCCCCGCGGCGGAACCCCCGGGCAACGCCGGCCCGTCCACCACTCATATCCCGTTTTCAACCGTCCCGCACCGACGGGCACGTCGGTCGGCATCCGAAGGTTCGTTACCCGCCGCCCCGACGTCCGACCATGAGCGAAGCCGACGCGGACGGCGTGACTGCGGACTACCGCGAGACCGACACGGAACGCGTGCTGACGTTCGAGCGGGACGGTCGGACCGCGACCGTCGCACAGAACCTGGAGGGGTACGCGATGTTGAAGGTCCGGACGGGTCCCGGGGGCGACGAGCTCGAGCGGTACTACGGGTTCGACGTGGCGCTCGACCACGCCGCCGAACTGCTCGGCGTCGACGTCCGTGATCTCCCCGTCCCCGACGACGCCGCGGACATGGGGATGTGACCTCGGCCGTGTGGACGTGACGCCCGGTCGTACGGACGCGACGCGCTCCCGGTGGGCGCGACGCCTCAGGCCGGGTCGACGAAGACGTCCATCGGCGCGTCCGCGTTCCGGGCCGTGAGTCGGACGCCGACGTAGTTGCCGTCGTCGTCGGTCTCGAACGCCCGCTCCCGCACGCCGCCGGCGACTCGCCCGAACGAGAGGCGTGGGGGACGGGCGTACGGCTGGTCGAACTCGAGACGGACGACGGGCCGGTCGGCGTCGGTCGTCACGTTCCGGTGGACGTCGACCGGGGGTGCGTGGTTGCGGATCCGGGAGGTGGGGTTCGCGATCCGCCACGGGCGCCGCCCGTCGGCCCAGTTCCCCTCGTAGAAGTTGTCGCCCGCGTCGTCGCCCTCGACGATGGCGGCACCACCCCCCTGTCTGACGGCGTTGCCCCGCACCCTGGCGCCGTAGTCGCGGACGACGATGGCGGGGGCGTCTCCGCTCGAACTACCGCCGCTCGAGTCGGCCCCGCCCGCGACGACGTGGTTCGCGGTGACGACGTCGCCCACGCCCGACCGCGACCCGACCGTGAGGATCCCGGGCCCGCCCGGCTTCCGCACGTCGTTCCCCCTGACGGTGACGCCGGAGGTCCCCTCGAGCCGGATTCCGGTTTCGGACGGCTTCGCGACGTGGTTGCCGTCGACCACGCCCTCGACGTCCCCGACGAGCCTGATCCCCGCGAGCCCGGGCGAGGAGATCGTGTTGTTCCGGACGCCGATCCCCTCGACCGTGCTGACGACGTTGACGCCGTGTCCGCTGTAGTCGTACAGTTCGTTGTTCTCGACGAGCAGGTTCTCGCCCGCGGCGCCGTCGATGGTGACCCCGGCGAACTTCGTCGTCTCCTCCGTGTCGAGCCCGTCGGTCGACTGGCGGCTGACGTTGTTCCTGACGGTGACGTTCCGGACGGTGTTTGGACCTCTGACGTGGCAGAACGACTTGTGGTGGCCGAAGCCGACGTTCCCGAAGACGCTGACGTAGCCGTGGTCCGGGCCGGTCGGGTCGTTCCGCGCGACGCCGATGAGGCTCCCCTCGACCGAGTTCCCGAGCATGTTGCCGAACACGGAGACGCTCTCGGCGGTGTAGCTGCGCCGGTCGGGGTACCAGAGGTCGCACGCGATCGGCCTGTCGAGCCCGCCCGAGACCTCGTTCCCGGAGACGACGATGCGCTCGCCGGCGAGCTGGACGCCGCGGTCGCCGAACGTGTGGATCCGGTTGTCGAGGATCCGGACGTCAGAGCACCGCCGGGTGACGCTGATCCCGCTCCCGCCGTCCCCGTGTGCGCGCGGGTAGGTCTCCCGGATCTCGTTCCGTTCGAGGGTGACGTCGGTCGCGTTCCTGACGGCGATGCCGTGGAGACGCTCGGCCGACCCGCGGGGAACCGTCGGCGTCCCACGGAAGCCGACCCCGCGGATCAGCGTCCCCCGGCAGCGCTCGTTGTGTCCGATCCGGAACCCCCCGACGTTCGCGCCCGACATCGGTCTGATGAGCGTCCGCACGCCCGGTCCGACGACCGTCACGTCGTCGACGTCGACGTCGAGCCACTCCGTCGTTCGGTACGGGGCGTTCTCGTCGCTGATGCGGACGGTGTCGCCGGGCGAGAGGTCGGCGAAGGCGTCCTCGAGTTCCTCCCGCGTGGTGACGATCGTTCCCCCCTCGCTCGACTCTGGCGCGTCGGCGGTCGTTTCCCGTGTCATGGAGTTACACCCGGCGATGGCTCCGGTCGAGGCGGCCATCAGTGCACAGAACGCGCGGCGGCGAACCTCGCGCATGTACGGGCCGATACGTTCCTCACGGTGGTAGTCGTAACGGCTCGGTGTCGGCTGGTGACCGAACGCGTGGCGAGCGCTCCGTCCCACTCCGCCTCCACGACCGCGTCGCCGGCGACGCTCGGCCCGGCGTCCTCAGGCGAGCGAGCGGAGCCGGCGGTACGCGGCGGCCACGACGACCGAGACGCCGTAGGACCCCCCGACGAACGGGACCCAGAACACCCAGAGCGCGTAGTTGGGGAAGAGGTGGCTCCCGATGGCGCTGCCGAGCGTGAGGAGCAGGTACCCGGGAAGCGCAAGCGGCGTCATGAGCCTCGTGTCGGCGGCGCCGACGGCCACGGGGACGACGAGCAGCGCGAAGACGACCACGACGTCCCTGCCGAGAACCGTCCGCCGGAGGGTCCGCCGGTCCGGCGTCACGCCGGTCCCCCCGTCGTCGACGCGCCGTCGTCGGGTGCGAGTTCCACGCCGTGCCGTTCCAGTAGCGCGGTCGCCGCGAGCGCCAGCCACTCCGCCTGCGTCGACGTGTCCACGAGGAACTGCGTCGTCTCCACGAGGTATCCCGGCCGCTCCAGATCGCCGGCGACCTTGTGGACGAGCATCGGCCGGTCGCCCGAGAGGCTCCGCCCTCGCTCGAACTCGTGGAGCGGCATGTACCACGGAACCGCGTCATCGTTGAGCACGTCCACGACGTCCGCCGCGACGGTCGGCGCCTCGCCCACGTCGGCGGGAAAGACCGCCTGGCCGACGCTGGCGTGGTGCCGTCCGTATATCCCCAGCGACCGATGCAGGTCGACGACGACGTCCGGATCGCGCCGTTCGACGAGGTCCCAGATCTCGTCGGCCAGCCCCGTCTCGGGGGAGCTACCCGCCGGGAACTGGCGGTTGAGGTCGCCCCCCTCGCCGGCACGGGTCCCCCGCTCGATGGCGACCCGGTTCGCGCGGGGGAGGACGACGAGCGTTCCGGCCGCGGGCACCCGCGACCGTAGCCGTTCGGCGGCGAGGTAGCCCGGTCGTTCGTCGCCGTGCATCCCCCCGACGACCAGCGCCGTCGGGCCGTCGGCCTCCGCGTCGTTCACGTACACCGGCGTGGCGTGTTCCGTCCCGGACGCGAGCGTGGTCGTCGACGAGGGATCGCCGCTTCGCGGGTCGCCGCCCGCGAGGGGTGATCCCTGACCGGACCCCCGGACCAGCCGCGTGACGGTCGATGCGAGCGACGGGAGCACCGCCGCGGTACCCGCGCGCTGGAGGAGCGTTCGCCGGTTCATCGACGGTGGCGGTCACCTCCGTTCGGGAACGCTCCGGACGCGCGGCCGGCCCGACCCCGCGAACGCCGCA
Protein-coding regions in this window:
- a CDS encoding thiolase family protein: MDRVAVIGASMTQFGRRDAWIRELLAEAGEACLDDAGVPPDAVEHLYVSNMASGEFEGQTGVPNALAHDLAAMPAYTARIDQTSSSGGAGTYAAWQSVASGASEMTLLVGGERMTHRSTAEATDVIASLTHPCEYKHGVTLPSFAGLTARLYLDTYDAPRESLGKVAVKNHRNGVDNPHAQFRKEVDLETVLDSPVVADPLRLYDFCPITDGSAALLFCPESVAREYADEYAVVSGVAGATDTHVVHERADPTTMRGVVESGELAYEMADLEPSDVDVAELHDMFTILEFLQFEDLGFAPKGEGWKAVDEGRTERDGDLPVNTSGGLKSKGHPLGASGVAQVYEIYRQVLGDAGERQVDADVGLACNVGGFGNCVTTTILEAGA
- a CDS encoding DUF7548 family protein, with the protein product MDLADAAPTAGIAGCLATLLALAAPYALISDPGTGLSVYYASGPVGAGGVGFLAVLLVVVFLSGKRGRTAPDTVAGVALVASLGLVALALLWALAVDPENVFSFPADAEWMTSHRWVVLACAAVVPLSAAAYARAVLRS
- a CDS encoding DUF7111 family protein produces the protein MSEADADGVTADYRETDTERVLTFERDGRTATVAQNLEGYAMLKVRTGPGGDELERYYGFDVALDHAAELLGVDVRDLPVPDDAADMGM
- a CDS encoding right-handed parallel beta-helix repeat-containing protein, giving the protein MTRETTADAPESSEGGTIVTTREELEDAFADLSPGDTVRISDENAPYRTTEWLDVDVDDVTVVGPGVRTLIRPMSGANVGGFRIGHNERCRGTLIRGVGFRGTPTVPRGSAERLHGIAVRNATDVTLERNEIRETYPRAHGDGGSGISVTRRCSDVRILDNRIHTFGDRGVQLAGERIVVSGNEVSGGLDRPIACDLWYPDRRSYTAESVSVFGNMLGNSVEGSLIGVARNDPTGPDHGYVSVFGNVGFGHHKSFCHVRGPNTVRNVTVRNNVSRQSTDGLDTEETTKFAGVTIDGAAGENLLVENNELYDYSGHGVNVVSTVEGIGVRNNTISSPGLAGIRLVGDVEGVVDGNHVAKPSETGIRLEGTSGVTVRGNDVRKPGGPGILTVGSRSGVGDVVTANHVVAGGADSSGGSSSGDAPAIVVRDYGARVRGNAVRQGGGAAIVEGDDAGDNFYEGNWADGRRPWRIANPTSRIRNHAPPVDVHRNVTTDADRPVVRLEFDQPYARPPRLSFGRVAGGVRERAFETDDDGNYVGVRLTARNADAPMDVFVDPA
- a CDS encoding succinylglutamate desuccinylase/aspartoacylase family protein → MNRRTLLQRAGTAAVLPSLASTVTRLVRGSGQGSPLAGGDPRSGDPSSTTTLASGTEHATPVYVNDAEADGPTALVVGGMHGDERPGYLAAERLRSRVPAAGTLVVLPRANRVAIERGTRAGEGGDLNRQFPAGSSPETGLADEIWDLVERRDPDVVVDLHRSLGIYGRHHASVGQAVFPADVGEAPTVAADVVDVLNDDAVPWYMPLHEFERGRSLSGDRPMLVHKVAGDLERPGYLVETTQFLVDTSTQAEWLALAATALLERHGVELAPDDGASTTGGPA